The region CCGGCTCCGGGGGTGAGCATGACGGTGGTTTGATCGACGGCAAATTCGGTGAGCAACCACTTGGAGAAGTCTAGGCTATCCTCTACGGGAAGCCCAACCATAAGATAAAAAGCGCCCTCGGGTTTGCGCAGGGTAACTCCAGGCACTTTAGCAAGGAGATCGCACATGACATCACGGCGTTCTTTAAATTCGGGAATGCTTCGGCGAATAAAATCCATATCTTCACGATAGAGTGCGGCTGCCCCGATCTGCTCGAGGGTCGTGCCACTAAGGCGAGATTGACAGAGTTTGAGAAAGATAGCTGCGAGCTCTTGATTCTTGGTGAGCAGAAAGCCTACACGTGCTCCACAGGCGCTAAAACGCTTGGAGATCGAGTCGATGATAACCGTCTGTTGGGCGACTTCGGGTAGGAGCGAGAAGCTCTTGGTGGCAAAGCCGTCGTAGATATACTCACGGTAAACCTCGTCGGCAATGATCCATAAGTGATGCTCTTTGGCGATTTCGGCGATACGTTTTACCTCTTCCACGCTATAGGTAACGCCAGTGGGGTTAGCGGGATTGGAGAGAAGAATGGCCTTGGTTTTGGGGTGGATGTGGCGCACGATCTCTTCTTTGCTGGGCAGGTGAAAGCCCTCTTCGATGGTAGTGGGAATCCCGTCGATCTCTACCTCGACAACTTTGGCGATCGAGATATAGTTGCTGTAGAGAGGCTCGGGGACAAGGAGGCGATCGCCTGCCTCACAGAGGGCGATAAAGGCGTAAAGGAGCGCTTCGCTACCGCCCGTGGTTACGTAGATTTCATTTTTTTCAAAGGAGGCACCCATATTTTTATAGTAGGTCTGCACCTCTTGAATAAGCTCGGGTACGCCTGCGGAGGGCACGTATTGGAGTTGATGCGACTCGATAGCACAGATGCGTTGAAAGAAGACACTTGATACGTCTAAATCGGGTGCGCCGATGTTGAGATGTAGCACCTTTACGCCTTTCTTGGTGGCCTCTTGTTCGTACGCGGCTAACTGGCGCACTGCACTTGTGGGGATGG is a window of Entomospira culicis DNA encoding:
- a CDS encoding pyridoxal phosphate-dependent aminotransferase, which gives rise to MLATSKRSNAIPTSAVRQLAAYEQEATKKGVKVLHLNIGAPDLDVSSVFFQRICAIESHQLQYVPSAGVPELIQEVQTYYKNMGASFEKNEIYVTTGGSEALLYAFIALCEAGDRLLVPEPLYSNYISIAKVVEVEIDGIPTTIEEGFHLPSKEEIVRHIHPKTKAILLSNPANPTGVTYSVEEVKRIAEIAKEHHLWIIADEVYREYIYDGFATKSFSLLPEVAQQTVIIDSISKRFSACGARVGFLLTKNQELAAIFLKLCQSRLSGTTLEQIGAAALYREDMDFIRRSIPEFKERRDVMCDLLAKVPGVTLRKPEGAFYLMVGLPVEDSLDFSKWLLTEFAVDQTTVMLTPGAGFYTTPDKGKNEVRIAYVLNIESIKKAVAIIEAGLKAYNQR